Proteins encoded within one genomic window of Methanosarcina barkeri str. Wiesmoor:
- a CDS encoding P-II family nitrogen regulator produces MKMIKALIRPEAADDVIEGLAEGGFVSLTKIDAFGRGKQKGVTVGTIHYDELPKTMLMLVVENESVEEVVKLIKYKAYTGYQGDGKIFVIPVDNAYTIRTRDAGL; encoded by the coding sequence ATGAAAATGATTAAAGCTTTAATACGTCCTGAAGCCGCTGATGACGTTATAGAAGGACTTGCAGAGGGGGGATTTGTTTCACTAACAAAAATAGATGCATTTGGCCGTGGAAAACAAAAAGGAGTCACAGTTGGAACAATACACTATGATGAGCTTCCTAAAACCATGCTTATGCTAGTTGTAGAAAATGAATCTGTTGAAGAAGTTGTTAAACTCATCAAATACAAAGCGTACACCGGTTATCAAGGAGACGGTAAAATTTTCGTCATTCCCGTTGACAATGCATACACAATACGTACCAGGGATGCAGGCCTTTGA
- a CDS encoding ribonuclease H family protein — MESSTEQVKISMFEVYCDSSFNEGEDSYIGCIVLRDGKQIHQSTTKVPGVPKNNLDCELTALSFAVTLSNIFSKGDRDITIYNDSTEAVKVFQKKRPEIEKKFPELSISFEYIPREKVNQAIADSLSKKFPVFFLNIPTCEVESFSRREDILSDIAHNGRNILYLEKVEEKSTNKKTCYRLIIRTMEKILSSDRFYLIKKGGLGTQVKVAEEIRKDLSDPRFLSSLEAKGVRLENSYFLLTDETWGLRGTDNQTCSILPSSIPHRIICDEVDRSPENLFRRAEYLK; from the coding sequence ATGGAATCTTCTACTGAACAGGTGAAAATAAGTATGTTTGAGGTTTACTGTGATTCTTCATTTAATGAAGGCGAAGACTCTTATATTGGTTGTATTGTGCTCCGGGACGGCAAGCAGATCCACCAGTCTACAACAAAGGTTCCCGGTGTCCCTAAAAATAACCTTGACTGTGAACTTACGGCCCTTTCTTTCGCTGTAACCCTTTCTAATATTTTTTCCAAAGGTGACAGGGACATTACCATTTATAATGATTCTACTGAGGCTGTAAAAGTTTTTCAGAAGAAAAGGCCGGAAATTGAAAAGAAATTTCCGGAACTCAGCATTAGTTTTGAGTATATTCCACGCGAAAAGGTAAATCAGGCAATTGCAGACAGTTTATCTAAAAAATTTCCTGTATTTTTCCTGAATATTCCCACCTGTGAGGTGGAGTCTTTTTCCCGGAGAGAAGACATTCTTTCCGATATTGCCCATAATGGGCGTAATATCCTTTATCTTGAGAAAGTCGAAGAAAAATCCACGAATAAAAAGACCTGCTACAGGCTGATTATCCGTACAATGGAGAAAATTCTTTCGAGTGACCGGTTTTATTTAATAAAAAAAGGAGGTTTGGGCACGCAGGTAAAAGTCGCAGAAGAAATAAGGAAAGATCTGTCTGATCCGCGTTTTCTCTCCTCGCTGGAGGCAAAAGGTGTCAGGCTTGAAAACTCCTATTTCCTGCTCACGGATGAAACCTGGGGACTTCGGGGCACAGACAATCAAACCTGTTCCATTCTTCCTAGCTCAATTCCCCACAGGATAATCTGTGACGAGGTGGACCGTTCCCCTGAAAACCTCTTCAGAAGAGCCGAATACTTAAAGTAA
- a CDS encoding molybdopterin-binding protein produces the protein MKLSARNVLKGKVKSIVTGMVNSEIVIELPEGTEITSIITKTSAESLDLKVGSEVYAAFKASSVMVAAD, from the coding sequence ATGAAACTAAGTGCACGCAACGTATTAAAAGGTAAAGTTAAAAGCATTGTCACCGGAATGGTAAACTCTGAAATCGTAATAGAATTACCAGAAGGGACAGAAATCACTTCCATCATTACAAAAACATCAGCTGAAAGTCTGGACTTAAAAGTAGGAAGCGAAGTCTACGCAGCATTCAAGGCTTCAAGTGTAATGGTAGCCGCAGACTAA
- a CDS encoding Fe-only nitrogenase accessory AnfO family protein, whose protein sequence is MESFESFRKKVCNENSIPAIRMAVEDTVKHLEEVLLENPDLSLKKVLILYLKNGEFNRLDVICSHVPKWFNIELEVLGFI, encoded by the coding sequence ATGGAGAGTTTTGAGTCGTTTAGAAAAAAAGTTTGCAATGAGAATAGTATTCCTGCGATACGAATGGCTGTAGAGGACACTGTAAAACATCTTGAAGAAGTACTTTTAGAGAATCCTGATTTAAGTTTAAAGAAAGTTTTAATTTTATATCTGAAAAATGGAGAATTTAACAGGCTGGATGTTATTTGCAGCCATGTTCCGAAGTGGTTTAACATAGAGTTAGAGGTTTTAGGATTTATATAA
- the modB gene encoding molybdate ABC transporter permease subunit has translation MIPMLDKIWFPLSLTLWIAAISSILVLCSGVTIAYVFARRDFRGKGLAELFVTLPLVLPPTVIGYLLVILVGRHGFLGQMIFNALGTGIMFTWQAAVIAAYTVSLPLMVHTAKAAIEGVDREIEYAAYILGKSELETVLQITLPLAKKGILAGLILSFARAIGEFGATLMLAGNIPGKTNTMSISIYSAFQAGNNELANLLVLILVFMSLLTIALTGRFVGKLEV, from the coding sequence ATGATCCCTATGCTGGACAAGATATGGTTTCCTTTATCTCTTACACTCTGGATAGCAGCCATATCGTCTATTCTCGTACTTTGCAGTGGCGTAACCATAGCTTATGTGTTTGCAAGACGTGATTTTCGGGGAAAAGGACTTGCGGAGCTATTCGTGACCCTCCCCCTTGTCCTTCCTCCTACTGTAATTGGTTACCTTCTTGTGATCCTGGTGGGAAGACATGGGTTTCTCGGACAGATGATTTTCAATGCTCTGGGGACCGGGATCATGTTTACCTGGCAGGCAGCAGTTATTGCGGCTTATACGGTTTCTCTTCCTCTCATGGTTCATACTGCGAAAGCTGCCATTGAAGGAGTAGACAGGGAAATAGAGTATGCTGCCTATATCCTTGGAAAAAGTGAACTTGAGACTGTTCTGCAAATAACACTCCCTCTTGCAAAAAAGGGAATACTGGCAGGACTTATACTCAGTTTTGCCAGGGCTATTGGAGAATTCGGGGCAACCCTCATGCTGGCAGGAAATATTCCGGGAAAAACTAACACAATGTCGATTTCAATATACAGCGCGTTTCAGGCAGGCAATAACGAACTTGCCAATCTGCTTGTATTAATCCTGGTATTTATGTCCCTGCTGACCATTGCACTTACCGGCAGATTTGTAGGAAAACTTGAGGTATGA
- a CDS encoding pyridoxal phosphate-dependent aminotransferase, with the protein MFSINSECVLSKKSEDIPPFYVMEVLESAQALEAEGRHIIHLEVGEPDFPTAPHICDAACAAIGRGATKYTHSQGLPSLREAIVESYQQKFGVELSPDQVIVTSGTSPALLIVFMALLEKMDEVIMSNPHYACYPNFVKYLGGTPVFVYTSETNGFALEPKTVRQCLSPNTKAILINSPSNPGGHVMSPENLQGLAKIADEKRIPIVSDEIYQGLIYGGDEHTILEYTKNAFVLNGFSKLYAMTGWRLGYIICPPECVRAIQKIHQNFFICANSFVQEAGIAALKGPQDHVDEMVHTYNKRRQYMLKRLIGMGLEVRKEPMGAFYVLADARRYGPDSLEMSRRILNEAGVAVTPGIDFGNGAEGYLRFSYANSIENIKEGMDRLEAFLEKELEGLEIL; encoded by the coding sequence ATGTTTTCAATAAATTCCGAATGCGTCTTATCAAAAAAATCTGAAGATATCCCCCCTTTCTATGTGATGGAAGTGCTGGAAAGTGCCCAGGCTCTGGAAGCTGAGGGAAGACACATAATCCACCTTGAGGTAGGAGAGCCTGATTTCCCTACAGCTCCCCATATCTGTGACGCTGCTTGTGCTGCTATTGGCCGGGGAGCCACAAAATACACTCACAGTCAGGGACTTCCTTCGCTCAGAGAGGCAATAGTCGAATCTTACCAGCAGAAGTTCGGAGTCGAACTGAGTCCGGATCAGGTGATTGTAACATCCGGCACAAGTCCGGCTCTTTTGATTGTTTTTATGGCTCTGCTTGAGAAAATGGACGAAGTCATAATGTCGAACCCCCATTATGCCTGCTATCCGAACTTCGTGAAATACCTGGGTGGAACTCCTGTTTTTGTTTACACGAGTGAAACAAACGGGTTTGCCCTAGAACCGAAAACTGTAAGGCAGTGCTTGAGCCCTAATACAAAAGCTATCCTGATTAATAGTCCTTCAAATCCTGGAGGGCATGTCATGTCTCCGGAAAACTTACAGGGACTTGCCAAGATCGCGGATGAAAAAAGAATTCCTATTGTTTCTGACGAGATATACCAGGGTTTGATTTATGGCGGGGACGAGCATACTATTCTGGAATACACAAAGAACGCCTTTGTCCTTAATGGCTTTTCCAAATTATATGCTATGACCGGCTGGAGGCTCGGCTATATTATCTGTCCTCCTGAATGCGTTCGTGCAATTCAGAAAATTCACCAGAACTTTTTCATCTGCGCCAATTCCTTTGTCCAGGAGGCAGGAATCGCAGCTCTTAAAGGTCCGCAGGATCACGTCGACGAGATGGTCCATACTTACAACAAACGCCGCCAGTACATGTTGAAAAGGCTTATCGGAATGGGCCTTGAAGTCCGCAAAGAGCCGATGGGGGCCTTTTATGTTCTCGCTGATGCTCGCAGGTACGGCCCTGACTCCCTGGAAATGAGCCGCCGTATCCTTAACGAAGCCGGCGTTGCAGTTACACCCGGAATCGATTTCGGAAACGGGGCTGAAGGTTATCTTCGTTTCTCCTATGCTAACAGCATCGAAAACATAAAAGAAGGTATGGACAGGTTGGAAGCTTTTTTGGAAAAAGAGCTTGAAGGGTTAGAAATTCTATAA
- the anfD gene encoding nitrogenase iron-iron protein, alpha chain: protein MPYHTFKCSECIPERAMHAVIKGPGEDLTSCLPLGYLNTIPGTISERGCAFCGAKHVIGAPMKDVIHLCHGPVGCTYDTWHTKRYISDNDNFQLKYAWTTDMKEKNVVFGAEKLLKQNIIDCFKAFPHIKRMSIYQTCASALIGDDINAVAKKVMEEMPDVDIFVCNAPGFGGPSQSGGHHKINIAWVDQKVGTFEPEIKSKYVINYVGDYNIQGDAEIIVDYFQRMGIQVLSTFTGNGSYDDLRGMHLAHLNVLECARSAEYICNELRKRYGTPRLDIDGYGFEPLSASLMKVAMFFGIEKEAQDIIDEEIARWKPELDWYAKRLKGKRICLWPGGSKLWHWAHVIEEEMGVKVVSVYSKFGHQGDFEKGVARCSEGALAIDDPNELEGIEAMEILKPDCVLTGVRPGEVSKKMRIQYLNIHGYHNGPYKGFEGWVRLARDLYNAIYSPIHQLSGLNISKDEIPTDKGFVTRKMISDVNIIEDGKTPIEERPYTGECDIVTRLRGKKYPKLEPQQPLGMVMEGGEAING, encoded by the coding sequence ATGCCATATCACACGTTTAAGTGCAGCGAATGTATTCCTGAAAGGGCTATGCATGCTGTTATAAAAGGTCCAGGTGAAGATTTGACGTCCTGCCTTCCCCTTGGATATCTCAACACGATCCCTGGGACGATTTCAGAACGTGGATGCGCTTTCTGCGGTGCAAAACATGTTATAGGTGCACCTATGAAAGATGTCATCCATCTGTGCCATGGCCCAGTTGGATGTACCTATGATACCTGGCATACTAAGCGTTATATTAGCGATAACGACAACTTCCAGCTTAAATATGCCTGGACGACAGATATGAAGGAAAAGAACGTCGTATTCGGCGCTGAAAAACTGCTCAAACAAAATATTATTGATTGTTTCAAGGCATTTCCGCATATCAAAAGAATGAGTATCTACCAAACTTGCGCTTCAGCACTTATTGGAGACGATATAAATGCAGTTGCGAAAAAAGTGATGGAAGAAATGCCAGATGTTGATATCTTTGTCTGCAATGCTCCTGGTTTTGGGGGACCTAGCCAGTCGGGAGGACATCACAAAATCAATATTGCTTGGGTCGATCAAAAAGTAGGAACATTTGAACCTGAAATCAAAAGCAAATACGTCATCAATTATGTTGGTGATTATAATATCCAGGGAGATGCGGAAATTATAGTGGATTATTTCCAGAGAATGGGGATTCAGGTTCTTTCCACCTTTACTGGGAACGGATCCTATGACGACCTTAGGGGTATGCATCTGGCCCATCTCAATGTACTAGAATGTGCGCGTTCTGCAGAATACATCTGTAACGAACTAAGAAAAAGATACGGAACTCCACGTCTTGATATCGATGGATATGGTTTTGAACCGCTCTCAGCATCACTAATGAAAGTGGCTATGTTTTTCGGAATTGAAAAAGAAGCCCAGGATATTATAGACGAAGAAATTGCTAGATGGAAACCGGAACTTGACTGGTATGCTAAACGTCTGAAAGGAAAAAGAATTTGTCTCTGGCCTGGCGGCTCCAAACTCTGGCATTGGGCACATGTAATTGAAGAAGAAATGGGAGTTAAAGTTGTCTCAGTGTATTCAAAATTCGGTCATCAGGGAGACTTCGAAAAAGGCGTTGCTCGGTGCAGTGAAGGAGCACTTGCTATTGATGATCCTAATGAACTTGAAGGGATTGAAGCTATGGAGATATTAAAACCCGATTGTGTCCTTACAGGTGTCCGTCCGGGAGAGGTTTCCAAAAAGATGAGGATCCAATATCTCAATATTCATGGATATCACAACGGTCCATATAAAGGGTTTGAAGGATGGGTCAGGCTTGCAAGGGATCTCTACAATGCCATCTATTCACCGATTCATCAGCTTTCTGGTTTGAATATCAGTAAGGATGAGATCCCCACTGATAAAGGATTCGTGACTAGGAAGATGATTTCTGATGTGAATATCATTGAGGATGGGAAAACTCCAATCGAGGAAAGGCCATACACCGGTGAATGTGATATTGTTACAAGACTACGCGGAAAAAAATATCCCAAGCTTGAACCACAGCAGCCGCTTGGCATGGTAATGGAAGGAGGTGAGGCCATTAATGGATGA
- the anfG gene encoding Fe-only nitrogenase subunit delta, whose translation MDDVMKDRIEQLVDFIMKWCLWQFHSRTWDRERQNEEILTKTMQLLCDEPLDLSTPSDRCYWVDAVYLANGFKKTCPWLDTMDKKDIKLLMQGLKERIDYLTINGSLNQELTNPLY comes from the coding sequence ATGGATGACGTTATGAAAGACAGGATAGAACAGCTAGTAGATTTCATTATGAAGTGGTGCCTGTGGCAGTTTCACTCACGTACCTGGGACAGAGAGAGACAAAATGAAGAGATCCTTACAAAAACCATGCAGTTATTGTGCGACGAACCCCTCGATCTCAGCACACCTTCAGATAGGTGCTATTGGGTAGATGCTGTGTACTTAGCCAATGGTTTCAAAAAGACTTGCCCATGGTTGGACACAATGGACAAAAAAGACATCAAGCTACTTATGCAGGGGCTCAAAGAGCGTATCGATTACTTAACTATTAATGGGTCACTTAATCAAGAACTCACTAACCCACTTTATTAA
- the anfK gene encoding Fe-only nitrogenase subunit beta, protein MSCELKQRERPGIINPIFTCQPCGAQYASVGIKDCIAIVHGGQGCVMFVRMLFAQHFKDSFEIASSSLHEDGAVFGALNRVEEAVDVLLMRYPHVKVIPIITTCSTEVIGDDIDGLIRKLNKKLLKEKYANREVHLIPIHTPSFKGSMITGYDVAVHDIVKEFAKKDKPNGKLNLITGWVNPGDVTALKHLLSEMDIDATVLFEIESFDSPLMPDKSGFAHGSTTIEDLTGTADALGTIALNKYEGGKAAEYLKNKFDVPAIIGPTPIGIRNTDTFLQNLKKMTGKPIPESLVRERGIAIDAITDLTHMFFADKKVAIYGNPDLVIGLAEFCLDMEMKPVVLLLGDDNNTYKDDPRIKEFQEKVDFDMQIIMNADLWELERRIKDKEVELDLILGHSKGRWTAIDNNIPMVRVGFPTFDRAGLYRHPVVGYEGAIWLAEQMANTLFTDMEFKKDREWILNVW, encoded by the coding sequence ATGTCTTGTGAACTAAAACAACGAGAACGTCCAGGAATTATCAACCCTATATTCACATGCCAGCCTTGCGGAGCACAGTATGCCAGCGTAGGAATAAAGGATTGTATCGCGATTGTTCATGGGGGACAGGGATGCGTAATGTTCGTTCGTATGCTATTCGCGCAGCATTTCAAGGATAGCTTCGAGATCGCATCCTCGTCTCTTCACGAGGATGGTGCAGTATTTGGAGCCCTTAATAGAGTCGAAGAGGCTGTAGATGTTCTTTTGATGAGGTATCCACATGTAAAGGTCATACCTATCATCACAACATGCTCGACGGAAGTCATCGGCGATGATATTGATGGTCTTATTAGGAAACTTAACAAAAAGCTTTTGAAAGAGAAATATGCAAATCGGGAAGTACATCTTATTCCGATTCATACTCCAAGTTTTAAAGGAAGCATGATAACAGGATACGATGTGGCGGTGCATGATATCGTAAAAGAGTTTGCAAAAAAAGATAAACCTAATGGAAAACTCAATCTAATTACCGGATGGGTCAATCCGGGAGACGTTACAGCGCTCAAGCACCTTCTATCAGAAATGGACATAGATGCAACAGTCCTTTTCGAAATCGAAAGCTTTGATTCTCCTTTGATGCCGGATAAAAGTGGATTCGCCCACGGTAGCACAACGATAGAGGACTTGACCGGAACTGCGGATGCACTGGGAACAATTGCATTGAACAAGTACGAAGGTGGGAAAGCTGCCGAATACCTTAAAAACAAATTTGATGTTCCTGCAATCATAGGACCGACTCCTATTGGAATCCGTAATACGGATACGTTCCTGCAAAATTTAAAAAAAATGACCGGAAAACCAATTCCCGAATCACTTGTTCGTGAGAGGGGAATTGCAATCGACGCAATTACCGATCTTACCCATATGTTTTTTGCCGACAAAAAGGTTGCCATTTACGGAAATCCAGACCTTGTCATAGGTCTTGCTGAATTCTGTCTAGATATGGAGATGAAACCTGTGGTTCTTCTTCTTGGCGATGACAATAACACATATAAGGATGATCCGCGCATCAAAGAATTCCAGGAAAAAGTCGATTTCGATATGCAGATCATTATGAACGCAGATCTGTGGGAACTTGAAAGGCGGATCAAGGATAAGGAAGTTGAACTTGATCTTATCCTGGGACATTCCAAGGGTCGCTGGACTGCTATTGATAACAATATCCCGATGGTACGTGTAGGTTTCCCTACATTTGATCGTGCAGGGCTATACCGCCATCCAGTTGTTGGGTATGAAGGTGCTATATGGCTCGCTGAACAGATGGCAAACACACTTTTCACCGATATGGAATTCAAAAAGGATAGGGAATGGATATTGAATGTATGGTGA
- a CDS encoding pyridoxamine 5'-phosphate oxidase family protein, with translation MDQVRYTQRDCTDKEKIENFLLQERTGVLGMVNGNFPYAVPTNYVWHKGSVYFHGMGSGKKEDILSQSPPVCFTIYQEHGTVIDPVPCHVDTAYMSVMLFGKAEKVTDFEEAAEALQKLVDKYMPEYYSNSLTSNFIEKYRSSLDENPVSVYKITPQGMTAKENSVESEKLFKSEIH, from the coding sequence ATGGATCAGGTTCGATATACGCAAAGAGACTGCACGGACAAAGAGAAAATAGAAAATTTTCTTTTGCAGGAAAGAACAGGTGTGCTGGGAATGGTAAACGGTAATTTTCCTTATGCTGTTCCAACAAATTATGTGTGGCACAAAGGTTCAGTTTACTTTCATGGTATGGGTTCTGGTAAAAAAGAAGATATTCTTTCCCAAAGTCCACCTGTTTGTTTCACAATATATCAGGAGCATGGCACTGTAATTGATCCTGTACCCTGCCATGTTGATACGGCATATATGAGCGTAATGCTTTTTGGAAAGGCAGAAAAAGTAACCGACTTCGAAGAAGCTGCTGAAGCTCTCCAGAAACTGGTTGATAAATATATGCCAGAATATTACAGTAATTCTTTAACCAGCAATTTTATTGAAAAGTATCGCTCTTCACTTGACGAAAATCCGGTTTCGGTTTATAAAATAACACCGCAGGGAATGACAGCTAAAGAAAACTCCGTGGAATCTGAAAAACTGTTTAAATCGGAAATTCACTAA
- a CDS encoding ABC transporter ATP-binding protein, which yields MKLGVKVDLKKQYKEAEINGKKSAKKAFTSTKKAFTLDISFEMGNELVVLFGPSGSGKTTLFKCISGITEPDDGKITVGSKVYYDKNQKINLPIQKRNLGYVFQNYTLFPHMNVRKNIECGLKGWEKEDKEARVAEMLNLLHIEELETRYPSQLSGGQKQRVALARALAPNPGILLLDEPFSALDTGIRTKLAEKIKDLQNKIGIPLLFITHNFEEAFLLADKILILHGGKAQQFGTPEEIFYHPENRHVADLTGLSNIFDEAKVERYDEKSKNIILKSEDMRIKVKSQNLKPGDKVSWGIHPENITLLSPDYGSEDQDENIYSAHVNSIINKGPKKRITLKLVRQNKTLIAEVPAQFVDSMKLCAGGLCLVKLETSKVVAFRSL from the coding sequence ATGAAATTGGGCGTTAAAGTCGACCTTAAAAAACAGTATAAAGAAGCTGAAATCAATGGAAAAAAAAGTGCTAAGAAAGCTTTTACAAGTACTAAGAAAGCTTTTACGTTAGATATCAGCTTTGAAATGGGAAACGAACTTGTCGTACTTTTTGGGCCTTCTGGATCAGGAAAGACCACGTTATTCAAATGTATTTCAGGTATCACAGAACCTGATGATGGAAAAATAACTGTGGGAAGTAAAGTTTACTACGACAAAAACCAGAAAATTAACCTGCCCATCCAGAAACGCAATCTTGGCTATGTTTTTCAGAACTATACCCTCTTTCCTCACATGAATGTTAGAAAAAACATAGAATGCGGCCTCAAAGGCTGGGAAAAAGAGGACAAGGAAGCAAGGGTTGCAGAAATGCTGAATCTTCTCCATATTGAAGAACTGGAAACCCGTTACCCGTCGCAGCTCTCAGGCGGGCAGAAGCAGAGAGTTGCTCTGGCAAGGGCTCTTGCCCCCAACCCTGGGATTCTGCTTCTGGATGAACCATTCTCCGCACTTGATACGGGAATAAGAACCAAACTTGCAGAAAAGATAAAAGATTTGCAAAATAAGATTGGAATACCTTTGTTGTTCATTACCCATAACTTTGAAGAAGCTTTCCTGCTGGCTGATAAAATTCTTATCTTGCATGGAGGAAAGGCTCAACAGTTTGGAACTCCAGAAGAAATCTTTTATCATCCTGAAAACCGGCATGTTGCAGACCTCACTGGCCTGTCCAACATTTTTGATGAAGCTAAAGTAGAAAGGTATGATGAAAAGTCAAAAAATATAATATTAAAAAGTGAGGATATGAGAATAAAAGTAAAATCTCAAAACCTTAAACCTGGAGATAAAGTTTCCTGGGGGATACATCCCGAGAACATAACTCTTCTTTCACCGGATTATGGTTCTGAAGATCAGGATGAAAACATCTATTCTGCACATGTCAATAGTATCATCAACAAAGGGCCAAAAAAACGAATCACACTTAAGCTTGTCAGACAAAATAAAACCCTTATTGCAGAAGTTCCTGCGCAATTTGTTGATTCCATGAAGCTTTGCGCAGGTGGTTTATGCCTGGTTAAACTGGAAACGAGTAAAGTGGTGGCATTCCGTAGCTTATAA
- the modA gene encoding molybdate ABC transporter substrate-binding protein: MRKELIVLLVILGVFLAIGCTGNGNEATNETDNSVVAETSSSEQNPDAITVSAAASLTEAFTDIESQFETENPDVDVNFNFAGSGNLRQQIEGGAPVDVFASANQNHMDILAGEKLIENSTRKDFAQNSLVLIVPTNSDLNITGIKDLTAPEVEKISIGNPETAPVGKYATQALTEAGIWDQIKDKTILAEDVKQVLTYVERGEVDAGFVYMTDAKTADPGTIKVVATVPVNTSISYPIAVVSDSDNKEEAQEFVDFITGDEGQEILEKYGFTPESE; encoded by the coding sequence GTGAGAAAAGAACTGATAGTTCTGTTAGTAATATTAGGCGTATTCCTTGCAATAGGATGTACTGGTAATGGAAATGAAGCTACAAACGAAACTGATAACTCAGTCGTAGCAGAAACTTCGTCTTCCGAGCAGAACCCTGATGCTATAACAGTATCTGCAGCTGCCAGTCTTACCGAAGCCTTTACTGACATAGAATCCCAGTTTGAAACCGAAAACCCTGACGTAGATGTGAATTTCAATTTTGCAGGGTCAGGGAATCTACGCCAGCAGATTGAAGGAGGAGCTCCTGTTGATGTTTTTGCTTCGGCTAACCAGAACCACATGGACATACTTGCCGGTGAGAAACTGATAGAAAACAGTACAAGGAAAGACTTTGCTCAGAACTCCCTTGTGCTTATAGTCCCTACAAACAGCGACCTCAATATAACTGGAATAAAAGACCTGACAGCCCCTGAAGTAGAGAAAATCAGTATTGGAAACCCTGAAACTGCCCCGGTAGGCAAATATGCAACCCAGGCATTGACCGAAGCAGGAATCTGGGACCAGATAAAAGATAAGACGATACTTGCTGAAGACGTCAAACAAGTACTTACATACGTGGAAAGAGGAGAAGTGGATGCAGGTTTTGTGTACATGACCGATGCAAAGACCGCAGATCCTGGAACTATAAAAGTCGTTGCCACTGTCCCTGTAAATACTTCTATCAGTTATCCCATAGCCGTGGTTTCTGATTCTGATAACAAAGAAGAAGCACAGGAATTCGTGGATTTCATAACTGGAGACGAAGGACAGGAAATACTGGAAAAATACGGATTTACTCCCGAATCCGAATAA
- a CDS encoding P-II family nitrogen regulator, protein MKEIIAIIRPKKVVPTKEALEKLGVPSLTAIPVFGRGKQKGIATELDIEIRPEILDQSIKAGRRMEYIPKRLFSIVTRNEDVDTIIETIMKVNQTGDIGDGRIFICPVDDAIRVRTDEHGDNALL, encoded by the coding sequence ATGAAAGAAATAATTGCAATAATCCGTCCAAAAAAAGTTGTGCCTACAAAAGAAGCCCTTGAGAAACTTGGTGTTCCGAGTTTAACTGCGATTCCAGTTTTTGGAAGAGGTAAACAAAAAGGTATCGCAACCGAACTTGACATTGAGATTCGCCCTGAAATTCTGGATCAGAGCATAAAAGCTGGGAGGAGGATGGAATATATTCCCAAGCGCCTGTTTTCCATAGTTACCCGTAATGAAGATGTTGACACAATAATTGAAACAATTATGAAGGTTAACCAAACTGGTGACATCGGTGATGGGAGGATTTTCATCTGTCCTGTTGATGATGCCATTAGAGTAAGAACAGACGAACATGGCGACAACGCTCTTCTATAA